A window from Drosophila yakuba strain Tai18E2 chromosome 3L, Prin_Dyak_Tai18E2_2.1, whole genome shotgun sequence encodes these proteins:
- the LOC6534246 gene encoding uncharacterized protein LOC6534246 — protein sequence MAKSTLYAAGVTCLGFVCFALASVAIGIPIWGYYDSPSGGYDFDRGYFGPFKVCKQLTYNREKCGNDVSKFRLSNAVFVSGLLAIGSSAVLGIFCILSVIQHAMISSREKVVMPYTTLVIVKLMLALLGGVLAIIATVLFALQIDEQERFGFKISRGISFYIQIVAIVLTVSLFVAALYDVIYSRSPGGDPTMALDASSPGSATTFNNPGFKEPRSRNGVSVTDASGKPYSGIRNGAGTAGSVASMSTTVTSVSNGSTLDSVTRSPLRSSLKKPRPRPDPTLGIQNPGYSGSGSSPPMRRNGSVKKVRIQTHSTEV from the exons ATGGCAAAGTCGACACTTTATGCTGCTGGGGTGACCTGTCTGGGCTTTGTTTGCTTCGCCTTGGCATCTGTGGCCATTGGCATACCCATTTGGGGTTACTACGATAGTCCATCGG GCGGCTATGACTTCGATCGAGGTTATTTTGGACCGTTTAAGGTCTGCAAGCAATTGACGTATAATCGCGAGAAATGCGGCAACGACGTGTCTAAGTTTAGGTTAAGCA ATGCAGTTTTTGTCAGTGGACTCTTGGCCATTGGCAGCTCAGCCGTGCTGGGCATCTTCTGCATTCTGTCGGTCATTCAACACGCGATGATCTCATCCAGGGAGAAGGTGGTTATGCCCTACACAACTCTAGTGATAGTGAAGTTAATGCTGGCATTGCTGGGCG GTGTACTGGCCATCATAGCGACGGTTTTGTTTGCTCTGCAAATTGACGAGCAGGAACGCTTTGGCTTCAAGATATCGCGGGGCATTTCATTCTATATACAG ATTGTGGCGATTGTTTTGACCGTTTCGCTGTTCGTGGCCGCCCTGTACGATGTGATCTACTCGCGCAGCCCCGGCGGAGATCCCACAATGGCGCTGGATGCCTCATCTCCGGGCAGTGCCACCACGTTCAACAATCCGGGCTTCAAGGAGCCGCGCAGTCGCAACGGCGTCTCGGTGACGGACGCCTCCGGAAAGCCCTACAGCGGAATCCGGAATGGAGCGGGAACGGCGGGCAGTGTGGCCTCCATGAGCACCACGGTGACCAGCGTCTCCAATGGCTCCACCCTCGACTCGGTCACACGCTCGCCACTGCGATCGAGTCTGAAGAAGCCGAGACCCCGGCCGGATCCAACGTTAGGCATTCAAAATCCGGGCTATTCTGGATCCGGAAGTTCGCCACCCATGCGGCGCAACGGAAGCGTGAAGAAAGTCCGCATTCAGACGCACAGCACCGAGGTGTAA